The window CCCACGACCTCTCGCTGCCGCGCCGCAACCTGCGCGATTGCCTGGCCGAGGAGCTGCGACGGCTCGATCCGGACGACCTGTATGGTGAAGTCATCTCCCAGGGGCTCTCCGAGCTGCTGGAGTCGAAAGACGCCGGCGTTCGCGACGCGGTCTGACAGGTAGGGACGATATTCGATGACCACTGACCGCCGAGTCCTCGTGCATCCCGACAAGGAGTCCCTCGCGGGCTCGGTCGCGGCACGGTTCATCACCAAGATGATCGACATCCTCGACGAGTTCGAGGAGGCGAACGTCGTGCTCACGGGAGGCACGATGGGCGAGAAGGTGCTGGAGGCCATCCGCACCTCCCCCGCCTCGCACACCATCGACTGGTCGCGCATCACCTTCTGGTGGGGCGACGAGCGCTTCGTGGCCCGTGACGACGCCGACCGCAACGAGCTCCAGGCGCGGCGGGCGCTGCTCGATCACGTCCCCGTCGACGAGTCGAAGGTGCACGCCTACCCGGCCGCGGGCGAGGGCGTCGACCTCGACGAGGCGGCGCGCATGTACGCCCGCGAGCTCGCCGAGGCCGCACCCGAGGGCAAGGAGTACCCGCGCTTCAACATCATGTTCCTCGGTGTCGGGCCCGACGGGCACATCGCCTCGCTGTTCCCCGGTCACGACGAGATCCGGATCACCGACACCTCCGTGGTGCCGGTGCGCAACTCGCCGAAGCCTCCGCCCGAGCGGCTCAGCCTCACCCTCCCGGTCATCCAGTCGGCCGACCGCATCTGGATGGTGCTGGCGGGCGCCGACAAGGCCTCCGCGATCGGGCTGGCTCTGGCCGGCGCGAGCGTCGACGAGGTTCCGGTCGCCGGCGCCCAGGGGCGCAAGCGCACGGTGTTCTTCGTCGACCAGGAGGCCGCCGCCGAGGTGCCCGCGGCGTTGATCGCCCCGTCGTACTGACGGCGGTGCGGTTCGCCGCGCATCCGGCCCCTGCCTGACGGCACGACTGCACGGAAAAGGGAGGCTCTCGATCGAGAGCCTCCCCTTTTGCGTTGCTACGCCGCGCTACTTGGCGACCGTGCCGCGACGCTCGCGCAGCTGCTGCAGGGCGTCTTCGAGCAGCTGCTCGGCCTCCTGCTCGGTGCGGCGCTCCTTCACATAGGCGAGGTGCGTCTTGTAGGGCTCGAGCTTCGCGACCGACGGCGGGTTGGCCTTGTCGCGACCGGCGGGCAGACCCGAGGTCGGGCAGTCGATGACCTCGGGGATCTCCTCGTCGGGCAGATTCGCCGCGAAGTAGCGGACCGTCTCGTTGCCGAGTGCATCCCAGTACGAGACCTGGATGCGCTCCGCGTGGAAACCGCGGTCCTGCTCCCCCATCGGACCGGCGCCGACGCGCGATCCGCGGATCGCACTTCCTCCTGATGCCATTCGATTTCCCCCTAGAGTCCCGTGTCGAACTTGGTGATCAGCCCGAGCACGATGATGCTGGCGACCCAGACGAGCCCCAGGATGACGGTGATGCGGTTCAGGTTGCGCTCGGCGACGCCGGACGCTCCCAGGTTGGACGTGACGCCGCCGCCGAACATGTCGGACAGACCGCCGCCGCGCCCCTTGTGGAGCAGGATCAGAAGGGTCAGAAGCAGGCTCGTGATGGCGAGAACCACCTGGAGGATGACCTGAAGGATTTGCACTGCTTGCCTTTCACATACGTCGGTAGCGGGGTCGCTTCCCCCGAAGACCAGAGGTCAGTCTACACTCCAACGTGCTTCTGGTAGCGGACGATGGCGGCGAACTCCGTCACGTCGAGGCTCGCCCCGCCGACGAGCGCGCCGTCGACGTTCGGCTCGCGCATGAAGCCGGCGATGTTGCCCGACTTCACCGATCCGCCGTAGAGGATGCGCGTGGCCGCAGCCGTGTCGGCCCCGAGCTTCTCGGCGAGCACGGCGCGGAGGGCAGCGCCGACGGTCTCGGCCTGCTCGGGCGTGGCGGCCTGACCCGAGCCGATGGCCCAGACCGGCTCGTAGGCGACGACGATGTCGACGCCCGCCTTCAGGCCTTCGATCGCTGCGGTGAGCTGCGCCACCGGGACAGCGCTCTGGCCGTGCTTCTCGAGGTCGTCGGCGGTCTCGCCGACGCAGATGATCGGCACGATGCCGTGCTTCACGGCCGCCTTGGTCTTCGCGGCGACGACCTCGTCGGTCTCGCCGTGCAGCGTGCGTCGCTCGGAGTGCCCGATGATGACGAACTTCGTGTCGAGCTGGGCCAGGAACTGGCCCGAGATCTCACCGGTGTAGGCGCCGGAGTCGTACTCGGAGATGTCCTGCCCGCCGTAGGCGAGCCCCAGCTTGTCGGCCGCCACCAGGGTCTGCACCGAGCGGAGGTCGGTGAACGGGGGGAACACCGCGACCTCGACGTCGTCGAAGCTGTGCTTCGCGTCCTCCAGCGACCAGGCGAGCTTCTGGACGAAGGCGATCGCCTGCAGGTGGTCGAGGTTCATCTTCCAGTTGCCCGCGATCAGGGGCGTGCGCTTCAGGACCATCCGAGGACCTCCAGGCCGGGGAGACGCTTGCCCTCGAGGAACTCGAGACTGGCACCGCCTCCGGTTGAAATGTGACCGAACTGGTCGTCAGTGAAGCCGAGGGCGCGCACGGCCGCAGCCGAGTCACCGCCACCGACCACACCGAGGCCGTCGACCTCGGTGAGGGCCTGCGCCACGGCTTTGGTGCCGGTTGCGAAGGGCTCGAGCTCGAACACGCCCATGGGGCCGTTCCAGAACACGGTCTTCGAGTCGGCGATGATCTCCGCGAAGGCCGCCGCGGTGTCGGGCCCGATGTCGAGACCGAGTCCGGATGCGCCGAACGGCGTCTCCTCGATCGAGTCCGCCGAGGTGACCGCCGTGTCGGCGTCGGCGCCGAACGTCGAGGCCACGACGATGTCGGTCGGCAGCACGATGCGCACACCGAGCTCGTCGGCCTTGGTGAGGTAGCCGCGCACGGTGTCGAGCTGGTCCTCCTCCAGGAGGCTGGAGCCCACGGCGTGGCCCTGGGCCTTGAGGAAGGTGAAGAGCATCCCGCCGCCGATGAGCAGGGTGTTCACCTTCGGCAGCAGGTGACCGATGACACCGAGCTTGTCGGAGACCTTCGAGCCGCCGAGCACGACGGTGTAGGGGCGCTCCGGGTTCGCGGTGAGGCGGTCGAGCACCTCGAGCTCGGTCTGGATGAGCAGACCGGCGGCGCTCGGCAACAGCTCGGCGAGGTCGTAGACGCTCGCCTGCTTGCGGTGCACGACGCCGAAGCCGTCGGAGACGAAGGCGTCGCCGTAGGCGGCGAGCTTCTCGGCGAACGCGCGGCGCTCCCCCTCGTCTTTGCTGGTCTCGCCGGGGTTGAAGCGGAGGTTCTCGAGCACGGCGATCTGGCCGTCTTCGAGGGCGGCCACCGCATCCGTCGCCTCGTCGCCGACCGTGTCGTGGGCGAACGCGACCGGGGCGCCGAGCAGCTCGCTCAGGCGCTGGGCCACGGGCTCGAGGGAGTACTTGGCCTCGGGGGCGCCGTCGGGGCGGCCGAGGTGGCTGACGACCACGACGCGGGCGCCCTGCTCGAGCAGCGCGTTCAGGGTGGGGAGGCTCGCTCGTACGCGGCCGTCGTCGGTGATGACTCCGTCCTTGACAGGGACGTTGAGATCGCAGCGGACGACGACACGCTTGCCGGCGAGCGATCCGAGGGAGTCGAGAGTGCGGAGCGTCACGGGATCGCTTTCAGTCAGGAGCCGGTGGTGCCCCGTCGCGGAACGACGAGGCACCACC of the Herbiconiux flava genome contains:
- the pgl gene encoding 6-phosphogluconolactonase, whose amino-acid sequence is MTTDRRVLVHPDKESLAGSVAARFITKMIDILDEFEEANVVLTGGTMGEKVLEAIRTSPASHTIDWSRITFWWGDERFVARDDADRNELQARRALLDHVPVDESKVHAYPAAGEGVDLDEAARMYARELAEAAPEGKEYPRFNIMFLGVGPDGHIASLFPGHDEIRITDTSVVPVRNSPKPPPERLSLTLPVIQSADRIWMVLAGADKASAIGLALAGASVDEVPVAGAQGRKRTVFFVDQEAAAEVPAALIAPSY
- a CDS encoding RNA polymerase-binding protein RbpA, translating into MASGGSAIRGSRVGAGPMGEQDRGFHAERIQVSYWDALGNETVRYFAANLPDEEIPEVIDCPTSGLPAGRDKANPPSVAKLEPYKTHLAYVKERRTEQEAEQLLEDALQQLRERRGTVAK
- the secG gene encoding preprotein translocase subunit SecG, with product MQILQVILQVVLAITSLLLTLLILLHKGRGGGLSDMFGGGVTSNLGASGVAERNLNRITVILGLVWVASIIVLGLITKFDTGL
- the tpiA gene encoding triose-phosphate isomerase — protein: MVLKRTPLIAGNWKMNLDHLQAIAFVQKLAWSLEDAKHSFDDVEVAVFPPFTDLRSVQTLVAADKLGLAYGGQDISEYDSGAYTGEISGQFLAQLDTKFVIIGHSERRTLHGETDEVVAAKTKAAVKHGIVPIICVGETADDLEKHGQSAVPVAQLTAAIEGLKAGVDIVVAYEPVWAIGSGQAATPEQAETVGAALRAVLAEKLGADTAAATRILYGGSVKSGNIAGFMREPNVDGALVGGASLDVTEFAAIVRYQKHVGV
- a CDS encoding phosphoglycerate kinase, which gives rise to MTLRTLDSLGSLAGKRVVVRCDLNVPVKDGVITDDGRVRASLPTLNALLEQGARVVVVSHLGRPDGAPEAKYSLEPVAQRLSELLGAPVAFAHDTVGDEATDAVAALEDGQIAVLENLRFNPGETSKDEGERRAFAEKLAAYGDAFVSDGFGVVHRKQASVYDLAELLPSAAGLLIQTELEVLDRLTANPERPYTVVLGGSKVSDKLGVIGHLLPKVNTLLIGGGMLFTFLKAQGHAVGSSLLEEDQLDTVRGYLTKADELGVRIVLPTDIVVASTFGADADTAVTSADSIEETPFGASGLGLDIGPDTAAAFAEIIADSKTVFWNGPMGVFELEPFATGTKAVAQALTEVDGLGVVGGGDSAAAVRALGFTDDQFGHISTGGGASLEFLEGKRLPGLEVLGWS